The following proteins are co-located in the Primulina tabacum isolate GXHZ01 chromosome 11, ASM2559414v2, whole genome shotgun sequence genome:
- the LOC142519143 gene encoding protein ALTERED PHOSPHATE STARVATION RESPONSE 1-like, translated as MGCVASRLEEEEEVVSMCRERKHQLKVAVERRYALADAHYRYCKSLYGVSAAINFFVSRHSSPPSPFFVTFPPPSPPPSRPKENVVSNPLFLQQTPPEPTKEAIACESCSRSSTSSVSSEEDCKEKNNKEQPVCGYFYMDLPNRIASPNRDFGWDFFNPFNGVTRHDVINVYSRISEEDLRVVREQEGIPELEDEEGERIEEEEMAMVRKERLETEKVSSVEVVKAVYGDNVSQGEHQHQPKGLTVIDTPVGGRELLEALKDIEDHFIKAYESGKDVSRMLECNKIQLQSNLEEIKENSTKLIQAITWRTASSRSSSSKSLVASSSKSSTTWTEFNNDLFDDYGGMNSGSHSLTLGRLYAWEKKLYQEVKDGDSIRRIYERKCNHLRNQDVRGDEGIAVDKTRAAVKDLYSRILVAIRSAETISNQIDKLRDEELEPQIRELLQGMMTTWKIMLECHEIQNKIIFELKTFNCPAYGKFINESHRRATLQLEIELVNLRACFIEYIAAQKGYVEALYKWLSKFIAPDVEFYSSGRTSALPCRSSGPLLLTVFHDWLNLINKLPDKSVSLAVKSCYKDVRTLWIQQGEEQQQKRKVDSLSKELDKKTSSFKKAESRVFEFRLLDKNTDTESENQTESFIDRKDVLDNLRRRVDLEKEKHHDCMKETERITLKGFQTGFGRVFESLTEFSRAAFNMYSELSSVETGEKPSRIEGALVDEDGGIR; from the exons aTGGGGTGTGTAGCCTCCaggttagaagaagaagaagaagtagTCTCCATGTGTAGGGAAAGAAAGCATCAACTCAAGGTTGCTGTGGAGAGAAGATATGCACTTGCAGATGCTCACTACAGATACTGTAAATCCTTGTATGGAGTCTCTGCCGCCATAAATTTCTTTGTTTCTCGCCATTCTTCACCCCCATCACCATTTTTCGTGACCTTTCCACCGCCATCTCCGCCGCCCAGTCGGCCCAAAGAAAATGTGGTGTCAAACCCTTTGTTTCTCCAGCAAACACCGCCTGAGCCCACCAAAGAAGCCATTGCTTGCGAGTCATGCAGCAGGTCCTCCACAAGCTCGGTTTCTTCCGAGGAAGACTGCAAGGAGAAGAATAATAAAGAACAGCCAGTTTGTGGGTATTTTTACATGGATTTGCCTAACAGAATAGCTTCACCAAACAGAGATTTTGGGTGGGATTTTTTTAACCCCTTTAATGGCGTAACCAGGCATGACGTGATAAATGTATATAGCAGAATATCAGAGGAGGACCTGAGGGTGGTGAGGGAACAAGAAGGGATTCCAGAGCTTGAAGATGAAGAAGGGGAAAGAATAGAGGAAGAGGAAATGGCTATGGTGAGAAAAGAAAGACTTGAGACAGAGAAGGTGTCTAGTGTTGAAGTTGTGAAGGCAGTGTATGGTGATAATGTGAGCCAGGGGGAGCATCAGCATCAGCCCAAAGGGCTCACTGTTATTGATACACCAGTGGGAGGAAGAGAGTTGTTGGAGGCATTAAAAGATATCGAAGACCACTTTATTAAAGCCTATGAATCTGGTAAGGATGTTTCCAGAATGCTGGAGTGTAACAAGATCCAGTTGCAGTCTAATCTGGAAGAAATTAAAG AGAATTCGACAAAATTAATTCAAGCTATTACATGGCGTACTGCTTCTTCCCGTTCATCATCTTCCAAGAGTTTGGTAGCATCTTCATCCAAGAGCTCGACGACATGGACAGAATTCAATAATGATCTTTTTGATGATTATGGAGGAATGAATTCTGGAAGCCATTCACTGACTCTTGGACGGCTCTATGCATGGGAAAAGAAACTCTATCAAGAAGTCAAG GATGGAGATAGCATTCGAAGAATTTATGAAAGAAAATGCAATCATCTTAGGAACCAAGATGTTAGAGGAGATGAAGGAATTGCAGTGGATAAAACGCGAGCAGCGGTTAAAGATTTATACAGCAGGATCCTTGTGGCAATTCGAAGTGCTGAGACGATTTCAAACCAAATAGATAAACTGCGGGATGAAGAACTGGAGCCCCAAATAAGAGAGCTTCTTCAAGG TATGATGACAACCTGGAAAATTATGTTGGAATGTCACGAAATCCAGAACAAGATTATATTCGAACTCAAAACATTCAACTGTCCTGCTTATGGAAAATTCATCAACGAGTCACATCGACGAGCTACCCTTCAACTAGAAATCGAGCTGGTGAACTTGCGAGCTTGCTTTATAGAATATATTGCAGCACAGAAAGGATACGTTGAAGCCCTTTACAAATGGTTATCCAAGTTCATTGCCCCGGACGTCGAATTTTACTCTAGTGGCCGGACTTCTGCTCTGCCATGTCGATCTAGTGGCCCTCTACTACTCACAGTTTTCCATGATTGGTTAAATTTAATTAACAAGTTACCAGATAAGTCGGTCTCGCTCGCAGTAAAAAGCTGTTACAAGGATGTCCGGACCTTGTGGATTCAACAAGGCGAGGAACAGCAACAGAAGAGGAAAGTTGATAGCTTATCCAAAGAACTAGATAAAAAGACTTCTTCATTCAAGAAAGCTGAGAGTAGGGTCTTTGAGTTCAGGCTCCTGGATAAGAACACCGATACCGAAAGCGAGAATCAGACAGAATCCTTTATAGATAGGAAAGATGTATTAGACAATTTGAGAAGAAGGGTCGACCTGGAAAAGGAAAAACACCATGACTGTATGAAAGAAACTGAGAGGATCACTCTGAAAGGCTTCCAGACGGGTTTTGGTCGGGTTTTCGAGTCTCTGACGGAGTTCTCCAGAGCTGCTTTTAATATGTATAGTGAATTAAGCTCCGTTGAGACTGGCGAGAAACCATCGCGTATAGAGGGTGCGCTAGTGGACGAAGATGGTGGTATTAGATGA